One window of Enterobacter sp. RHBSTW-00175 genomic DNA carries:
- a CDS encoding MurR/RpiR family transcriptional regulator, which yields MNMLEKIQFQLEHLSKSERKVAEVILASPAQAIHSSIAALAQESGVSEPTVNRFCRSLETRGFPDFKLHLAQSLANGTPYVNRNVDEDDSVDAYTAKIFESAMATLDHVRQSLDMTSVNRAVDLLTQAKKIAFFGLGSSAAVAHDAMNKFFRFNVPVIYSDDIVLQRMSCMNCSEDDVVVLISHTGRTKSQVELAQLARDNDAMVIALTTAGTPLAREATLAITLDVPEDTDMYMPMVSRLAQLTVIDVLATGFTLRRGAKFRDNLKRVKEALKESRFDKELLIKSDVP from the coding sequence ATGAACATGCTGGAAAAAATCCAGTTTCAACTGGAACACCTTAGCAAATCCGAGCGAAAAGTGGCTGAAGTTATTCTCGCCTCCCCCGCTCAGGCGATTCATTCAAGCATCGCCGCTCTGGCACAGGAATCGGGCGTTAGCGAACCGACGGTTAACAGGTTCTGTCGAAGCCTTGAAACGCGTGGCTTCCCCGATTTTAAACTGCATCTGGCACAAAGTCTGGCAAACGGTACGCCGTATGTTAATCGCAATGTAGATGAAGACGACAGCGTTGATGCCTATACCGCGAAAATATTTGAATCCGCGATGGCAACGCTCGATCATGTCCGGCAGTCGCTGGATATGACATCGGTTAATCGCGCGGTCGATTTACTGACCCAGGCCAAGAAGATAGCCTTCTTCGGTCTGGGCTCGTCCGCAGCGGTTGCTCACGATGCCATGAACAAGTTCTTTCGCTTTAATGTCCCGGTCATTTATTCCGATGACATTGTGCTGCAACGCATGAGTTGTATGAATTGTAGCGAAGATGATGTGGTGGTTCTTATCTCGCATACCGGACGCACCAAAAGCCAGGTAGAACTTGCTCAGCTGGCGCGTGATAACGATGCTATGGTGATAGCGCTTACAACAGCAGGTACGCCGTTGGCACGAGAAGCGACTCTCGCCATCACTCTGGATGTGCCTGAAGACACCGACATGTATATGCCAATGGTGTCACGTCTTGCGCAACTCACTGTGATTGACGTACTGGCGACCGGTTTTACCTTGCGTCGAGGGGCAAAATTCAGAGATAACTTGAAGCGGGTCAAGGAAGCGCTCAAGGAATCGCGTTTTGATAAAGAATTGCTCATAAAGAGCGATGTTCCCTAA